The Salarias fasciatus unplaced genomic scaffold, fSalaFa1.1, whole genome shotgun sequence sequence cgccgcTCAAAAAGCgccgctcgaaaagcgcctgatgcgcgttaggtccgttgaagctcgtctaccAGAGACtgtgaatgtaaaagcaacgccgtgacgcttgcaacgcgtccggtgtgaacgcaccattagcctttttttcctgtttctgaattgcggggcggcgccggagcgattagttactttcacttctgtcagcagaccttctcctccctccagacagagtctgatctctctttccacgagtttttctctctcggtgtctttaagtggagccatcaggctgtagctccgtctactttaacttttaccgtcatgttttgtttgctgtggcgctctggcgatgTGTATACCGGTGCAACCAGCGCGAAACGCcatctcaaaatctggctgctgcgcagACGTCCGCGGATTGGTCCGCGcagaccctagcggacaggaattcatgacgatttttacgtcacgcggaccaacgcgcaacgcgcacccacgcggacatgtgaagcatggacgggccttaaaggCTCTGGCCTCAATCTCCATGGAAAATAAAAGTCAGAAAGAAACATTCCCATCTTCAATACAAGAATCATTTAGAGATTTGCCATGCAGAAGAGAAGAACGCCAAATCGGTCCTTTGCAGGTGACAtcactctgttgcattgtgggatggGAAGATCGTGTTGCGTGATAGGCTGCCATATAAGTCGCATCAACGGAATGGGAGCAGGAGAGAAGGCATTCTccgtttttttccagtttcccacatgggaaagaaatgacggggagcagactgaggaaatgatgaagaggcgtcagacggcgggggtcgcagcagtgacatgaaagagcatCATTTTCCACTCCATATctgccaacatggttgtttTCTCTCggcattttcataaaggcaagtaagcGAGTTTGTTTTGTAGCAATTTTACTGAACATGTGGTTTTTTCAGATTGAAGTTACGTTAGCCGCTAACGGTTAGCGCACCTGTGAACTAGCTTCACCCAGCTGCGAGCCAACTTCACTTGTGAAATACAGTCAGcggaggagggcagtggagaatcacttcatgctaaatctgtttattttatttcttcatcttaaatttaaactttacgGAGGGAGTGACTTCAGAGATCCAGTCAGacctgctgtccagaggaggacACGTCATGTCAGTTCTGTCCTCACAGACAAGTAGAGACAAATACACTCCCTGGTACACTGCAGCACACATCATCACATCAGATTTGATTTCCTTTTGAGAACAAACATACAgtcattgatttgtttgctaTAATTGATCAAACTAAATTTACAACACATcccagaggagaacagagtcaGCAGCTTGTCAGTCAGACGATGTTCTAGCCTGAGAAACAATCAGCACAACAAATCCCTCTGCACCTGTCTGTATTTACAGTCCTTGTAACTCACAGTCTGACCTGGTAGCATGTGTGATTAACTTACCAGTGTGCAATATTATGCAAGCATCCAGTGTTTACTAGCTTTCTCAATAAAACCTaacctgtgtctgcaggtcaaCCAGCCTATGAAATGATGGAGACTGACCCAGACTGGGCACCATCCCTACATCTGGACACACATCGGTCACACCAACAAATGCAGCGCGATCTGCAAGGCGATTTAGGTGGGAGCAGCTAAGGAAAGCACCAGAGACGGGAGTATGCCGGGATGCAGagactggagagctgcagactgAGGAGGGGACCTCGGagcctggaaaaaaataaccagAGTGAGGACGTGACacctgatgctgaggaagacAGCAGTCGGCTGCTCACagaagatgacacacacacacacacacacacacacacacacacacacacacaccagtcaggaTGCCACACAGACTATTTCTAATGTTTGTGGAAGCATGTTTTTGTATCTGACATACAATAATAAAGCTTGTCACTGACACTTTCAGTCTTTTTGCATCTGATAACCGCTTCCAGCTTAAACAACATAGCTGCAACATGTGTGCACGTCTCTGCTGTTCCAGCCATACATGTGCAGTGACCAAGTGATCTGGCTCCTCATGGCTCCATGATGGCCCAGGCCTTCAGTGGTGGATCCTTCAGACGGTGGGAGTGCAAGACCTGTACAcaacacatttaatttaatttaatttaattactgCCAACATTGCCACTGTTTCTGGTTTACAAAACAAGGACAGGGTGACAGGTTTCTGTCTGTGGTTAGACAAGGTGATGCCTGCTATAAGCATTCATTTATAACTGCTTCATACTTGAGTGAtgcatgataataataataataatacatttaatttcacagcgcctttcagaacactcaaggacactttacacaaggttaaaaacattacaaataaaacaacagacaacataaCAGCAAAAAGAGAAGTTAAGGCGACAGGCAGATGAAACAGGAGGGTTCTGAGTATGACAGCAAGGTTTTCAATGTTGGACAATGACCACCTTTTTCTTGCACGTGGCATGTGAATGTGAGGTCATTTTGTCACAATATATAACACATGAGTTTTCCATTACCCTCAGTTAAAACTCGTAGAGCAAATCAGACAAAACCAGCGTGCCCAACAACCACAACTGGACTGATGACAGGTGAGCTTACCTTTGCTGTCAAATGCGAACACATCCTGCACCCTGCCATTTGTCAAATGTCTGTGCGCTTCCAGAGATTTATAATTTCGGAACTGCTCACATGTGTAGGCGCTGACACCGTAAACCAGGCAGTTTATGAAGTCCAGCGCCGAAGTCGGAGGCAGCAATGCGGCGTCAGAGCTCCAGTCTCTGGTTTTCAGGTCATATGGATcgatgtttttatttgtggcCAATTTAACCCTGGCCTCCTTTATAAGTTTGTCTCTGTACCGTGTCCTCTCGTTGCTCTTGTTCTTCTCCATGTGGGAAAATGCCGAAAAGAAGGTAATGAAATCACTATGATGCGCTCACTGCTCTGTTGTTTTCGTATACAATGCCTGCAAAATGGCGAATGGGGGGGGCGTGTCACCGGTTTGGTCACGTGTCTGCAAAGGACCGATTGCCTGAACAAATAAGCTGTCAGGTCCACATAAATAAACACAGTTGTCTTTACACACAATACTGCAGAAATATGTTGTGCTTTACAGATTCGTGTCAATTTTTATGAGTAGTTTTTACTGATGTGACAGTTTTTTAATCTGCTCATTTTTTCTTGATTGTTCAACTCAAATGTTGAAATTGTCAAAATCGCATGCTCATGCAATAAGGTATTTATGTTTTGCATACAAATTCCTCAAGTGATTGATATTGGCAATAAATAATTATATTTCACAGAGCATTGGTGTCTGTTGTTGTCACTAGTCTGGTCAGATGCATATGGAATAATCAGTTTGCTCaagaatgtaaaaaagaaaagaaaggagttCTATTGAATCCAGGGAGTAGTGGAGCTCATAAAGCACAGTTCCACCTACATTATTTTTCAGCAATGCTTCAACTGCTAAGTGTCGGTGCATTGTTAAATTGACAAGAGAGCAAAAGCTGAAGATGATGGTTCATGTCCACTTCATGTCCAGCAGGTAATGGATCCGAACCTTTCCTGTCTCATCCTTTTCAATCTCATTTGCCTGGTTGCCTGCACTTCTGAGAACCACCAGCACAATGGCAGCCACCACTATGATTACTGTGTGGTTGGAGGTGGTCCTGCAGGACTTCAGATGGGTTACTTCCTCTCCAAGGCTCAAAGGAACTACATCATTTTGGAGAGGAACTCGGGACCTGGCAGCTTCTTCAACAAGTAAGAGTCTTGATGTGATATGACATATTCCTCATCTTGCATCACCTTTGGCTCATGTCCTCTGTCTTTGGCTTGTGGCATTCTCAGATATCCCAGACACAGGAAGCTCATAAGCATAAACAAGATCCACACAGGAAGACAGAACCGGGAGTTCAACCTCCGCCACGACTGGAACTCGTTGCTGAGCGATGATCCCAACCTCCTGTTCAAGAGAGTCAGCAGAGAGTTTTACCCACCAGCGGATACCTTCCCTCTCTACCTGTCCATGTTTGTGAAGGAGCTTGGCTTGAGGGTCCTGTACGGTGTGGACATCGGAAAGATCCGAGCTGTACAGTCACAGACTGCCAGGCGCTACCTCCTGACTGATCAACATGGATCACACTACTTCTGCAGGTGCTTTGCAGTACTGTGACCTCACAGATTAGAAACCCACACTTGTGTTTGTGGATTGACCTTGCTCTTCTTTGGCCCCTTCTCTCCAGCATCCTTCTGGTGGCTACAGGCTTGTGGGTTCCTCAAACAGTAGACTTTGTGGGGTCAGACCTGGTGGAGGGCTACGAGTCCATCTCAACAAACCCAGAAGACTTCAAGAATCAGGCGGTACTGATCCTTGGAAAGGGGAATTCTGCCTTTGAAACAGCCCAGAGCATCCTGGGAAGCGCGAGTCGGGTGCACATGCTGAGCTCCAGCCCGGTTCGACTTGCTTGGCAAACGCATTATGTTGGGGATCTCAGGTGAGTCTGGATCCTTTGAAGCGGGGGGCAGCAACATCAGTGGGAAAGGCAGCGTGAACAGAGACGACAACTAaagcagagagcgagagaaagattggagcagagacagagagacagatgtgGCGGCCCCATTTGAACAACTTTCAAAATGGCAAAATTGTTGTAAGTCACTGAAAAGATGACAGAGTGATATTTTCTGCTCTCTGTCTTTATGTAATCAATGAAAATGCAGCACTGTGATCATCACTATGTTTACGCTTTGTTGTGTGAAAGCCAGGTTTGACagctttggaggaaaaaaaacaaaataaaaatacactaTACTGTCTAATAGAGGCCACTCCAAACATATTTTCAATGAGCACTTTATTGCCACATTTAAATCTCTGTCAAAACCGCAAGAGACAGAGCAAATGATCAAGTCTCTGAATGTGGGCATGTGAGCATGTTGACAATTTAGCAGTAATGAAATGTGTCCATGACAGTAGAAAATCTAggtttttcttaaaaaaatctaatccaAAGCTGTATTTTATAACCTTTAAGTTTGTGGTATTTCTAAATGTAAACCGAACCATGTGAAAATGTGCTGAGTTCATTGAGATGTAGTTACTGTGTGTGAGACCCTCATTTCTCAGTAGAAGTGAAGGTACTGAAGCCATTATAGGGCTGGACACTGTGATATGTGAGCTGAAGGGGACTTTCTCATGTGCActgtgaaaagttttttttttttttggtttattttttttaaataatttaatgaTATAGAACCATTAAAGTTGTATCCCGCCcaatttattttgtaatttcaaGTTGTGATTTCATGTACATTCCTGCTGGTGAATGTGGCAAACTGTCCATCTTGTTAAAAACATTGCTAGTCCCTGCTTTAAACGGAACAAAAAACGTCTAATATGAACTCAACTCACTGTGAATTTTTGGTCTTTTCTAGAGCTGTGAACAATGAGCTGATAGACACATACCAGCTGAAGTCCCTTGACGGGCTGGTGGAGTCACGTCTGGAGAAAATAGTCATCGCTCGCAAAAAAGACAATGGTGCAAGCAGATCAGGtggaaagaggaaggaaaaaacagaacagctgTATCTAACTTTGAAAAAGTATGTAAACGTGAAGAACAGCTCAGACGTGACCCGAGAAGAACTCCCATCGCATCATATCGACAACTTCCCAATGCGAAAACCCTATGACCGTGTCATTCGATGTCTCGGATTTCGGTTCAACTTCAGCATATTCGACAGGTGAAGCTTGTGGTGACTGTGGTGTAGTTTTGGTACAAATAATTCTTCATACCTGACACAGTTTGAAAACTCCTCACAGCTCTGCCTGCCCACCGAATAGTGAAAATGCCAAAGGGAGGCTCCCAGGGCTGACGGCCTGGTATGAAGCGACCGACACTCCGGGCCTGTTCGTGTTGGGAACTGCTGGTCACTCCAGAGACTACCGAGCATCTGCTGGTGGTTTTGTCCATGGTTTCCGTTACACAGGTGAAAGTCCTCTTTGTTCCTGACTTCATGGTTTATTATTCCGGGCTGAACAGGtatcacagtgttttttttaacagtttgttcTTTCCATCACAGTACGAGCTGTTCATAGAGTTCTTGAGCAGCGATACCATACAAACAACTGGCCTTCAACCACACTGCTGACAACACAGCTGCAGTCTTGGATTTTGAAGAGGGTTGGTGAGGCCTCGGGGCCATACCAGATGTTTGCAGTGCTGGGCGATCTTATACTTCTTCGAGGGTAAGCCCATGCTGTGATAAACAGGAATATCGCTCTGATGAAGGAGATCGTGCTCACAGGGAGTAGCTCAGAGTTTGTCAGTATATACCGAAGGCCTATCTGATGGAAAGTTTGCATCGTCTTCGACACACAAAGGGCCACTGATGTTTCAGCCTTTGCCATCAAACAGCAAGTGCTGTCTAACGCTCATGTGGCTCACCAATCTGCCTCAAACTTCAGGGCTGCCCTGATCACATCCATGTGCCAATAATCGTTCACAGTCATAGTTCCACCTGCTGGCAACAGGAATAGCGCTTTAATATTGCAATGTGAGAACATGTAGAGtatcagtgtaaaatttggtcACATTTTCATCAAAGTGCAGGGACATTGGTTTCCATGgcctgtggatgtgtgtgagggCCCATGTGTTGCTGCTCACAGCTTTAATTCTTATCTTATTCTCATCCTGTTTCCATTTAGATCAGACTGTGTGTACCTGGATGAGTTCCCGCTCCAGGCTTTGCCTCagttctcttcactctctggCCATACAGTCCCCAGCCGCGGGCTAATCGTGGTGCTCATGCAGTACGGGAAGAAGAAGATCGACTACCTGGGGAGTAATAGGGCAGAAACAGATTGGACAAAGGCTTGGAAGTCCAACTTTCTGCATCCAGTTTTATACTACTATGAGACTCTTCCTACTAGTGGGTAGAAACGCTGCAAACAGATGTCGTGTtcatttcaatcaaaaaaaaaaaactaatttgaggttgttgttttttttggtttttttggttttgtttttccagaagATGACATGAAGCTGCTTCCTGAGGGCTGGCCTTTACCAAGGCCCAAAGCTATTCACCACATGGTTGAGGACTTCCTCGCGGAGTGGGAAAGCCCCATATCTCACATCCAACCACTGCGGCGCTTCCTGGAGCACTGTCTTCAGACTGACCTCAGGACTTTCTATGCAGGTGAAGCtgtttcttcattcttcatCCCGTCCAAGTAACAAGTCCACAAGCCGAAAGAAACTATTGGAAAATGACCAAAAGTCAGCATAGCGCTCTGAAATATTGCTGGTGGGAAATGCAGAcgcatacgagggggtacccaaaagaaaccggaatttggtcataaaatactaataataatgacttTCGACTtatggccgtcagatgtgctgcaggtaagcctcgtgcatatctgtgaaaaatctgagctcccagagtgacactgacgcctgtcaggcgctttttatagtaacagagtgcagctgcgcTCTGTGATTTTTCCACAGTGGCGACATTGACTgagaagccagagcagcgcgtaaacattaaattttgATTCTtgcttggaaaaacagcagcagaaacactcaccttctTGCAGCAAGCCTTACAAGGATGATGATCTGGGGAAGACTGAGGTCTgtgagtggttcgggcggtttaagaagggccagatgtccattgaggatcagcccatatcaggacgaccctccacctcccacaCAGCCAAAATTGTCGGGGAAATTGAAGCAGCTGTGATGGCGGATCGCCGCCGGGTCGTTGGAGAGGTGGCTGATCTGACGGGTGTCTCCTGGAGTTCCTGCCAGAGGATCATAAGCCAGGATTTGGGGCCGAGCCGGGCCTCTGCCAAAATGTTGCGGCGCCTGCTCACACCGGAGCAGAAGGAGACTGGCGTGGACGTGTGCCGGCAAATCAgacggcagctggaggacgacgccGGGCTGTTGTACAAGGTCATCACCGGGGACAAGAGGTGGTGCTACGGGTACGATCCAGAGACCACACAGCAGTCGAGCCAGTGGAAACACCACGGATCCCCTTGGCCAAAGAAAGCACGTCAAGTCCGCtcaaacatcaaaacaatgCTGATCTGCTTCTTCGATGTGCAGgatatcgtccacagcgagtttgtccctccaggtcaaactgtaaatcagacCTCAAGTCCAAAGACGGCTCCATGAGGATGTGAGAAGGAAGTGGCCCGCGTTGTGGGGGAGTGGAGACTGGTGGATCCACCACGACAATGTGCCTGTGCACAAAGctctgcgcgtcacgcagtttctggagaagaatgagatgaatctcctcccccatccgccttattcgctgGATCTCTCCccctgtgactttttcttgttccccaagttgaagaaggggCTGAAGGGACGGCGGTTTGCAGTCGTGGAGGAGGTGcaagaaaaatcgcagccggtcCTTAAGGAGGTAATTACGCACGACTTTGCCGACACATCCGTCAAGTGGGAAACACGGCTGGagtgctgcattaatgcggatggagattactTTGAAGGTGatggtgatgttttattttgaaatgtcagaaataaaaagttacaaccaattTCCGGTT is a genomic window containing:
- the LOC115385354 gene encoding FAD-dependent oxidoreductase domain-containing protein 2-like isoform X1, encoding MTGELTFAVKCEHILHPAICQMSVRFQRFIISELLTCVGADTVNQAVYEVQRRSRRQQCGVRAPVSGFQVMDPNLSCLILFNLICLVACTSENHQHNGSHHYDYCVVGGGPAGLQMGYFLSKAQRNYIILERNSGPGSFFNKYPRHRKLISINKIHTGRQNREFNLRHDWNSLLSDDPNLLFKRVSREFYPPADTFPLYLSMFVKELGLRVLYGVDIGKIRAVQSQTARRYLLTDQHGSHYFCSILLVATGLWVPQTVDFVGSDLVEGYESISTNPEDFKNQAVLILGKGNSAFETAQSILGSASRVHMLSSSPVRLAWQTHYVGDLRAVNNELIDTYQLKSLDGLVESRLEKIVIARKKDNGASRSGGKRKEKTEQLYLTLKKYVNVKNSSDVTREELPSHHIDNFPMRKPYDRVIRCLGFRFNFSIFDSSACPPNSENAKGRLPGLTAWYEATDTPGLFVLGTAGHSRDYRASAGGFVHGFRYTVRAVHRVLEQRYHTNNWPSTTLLTTQLQSWILKRVGEASGPYQMFAVLGDLILLRGSDCVYLDEFPLQALPQFSSLSGHTVPSRGLIVVLMQYGKKKIDYLGSNRAETDWTKAWKSNFLHPVLYYYETLPTKDDMKLLPEGWPLPRPKAIHHMVEDFLAEWESPISHIQPLRRFLEHCLQTDLRTFYAESCFRSSLTHHKPPPFCQQGYLKQQGVIHSSELQQHFPTSGLSG
- the LOC115385354 gene encoding FAD-dependent oxidoreductase domain-containing protein 2-like isoform X3, whose product is MTGADTVNQAVYEVQRRSRRQQCGVRAPVSGFQVMDPNLSCLILFNLICLVACTSENHQHNGSHHYDYCVVGGGPAGLQMGYFLSKAQRNYIILERNSGPGSFFNKYPRHRKLISINKIHTGRQNREFNLRHDWNSLLSDDPNLLFKRVSREFYPPADTFPLYLSMFVKELGLRVLYGVDIGKIRAVQSQTARRYLLTDQHGSHYFCSILLVATGLWVPQTVDFVGSDLVEGYESISTNPEDFKNQAVLILGKGNSAFETAQSILGSASRVHMLSSSPVRLAWQTHYVGDLRAVNNELIDTYQLKSLDGLVESRLEKIVIARKKDNGASRSGGKRKEKTEQLYLTLKKYVNVKNSSDVTREELPSHHIDNFPMRKPYDRVIRCLGFRFNFSIFDSSACPPNSENAKGRLPGLTAWYEATDTPGLFVLGTAGHSRDYRASAGGFVHGFRYTVRAVHRVLEQRYHTNNWPSTTLLTTQLQSWILKRVGEASGPYQMFAVLGDLILLRGSDCVYLDEFPLQALPQFSSLSGHTVPSRGLIVVLMQYGKKKIDYLGSNRAETDWTKAWKSNFLHPVLYYYETLPTKDDMKLLPEGWPLPRPKAIHHMVEDFLAEWESPISHIQPLRRFLEHCLQTDLRTFYAESCFRSSLTHHKPPPFCQQGYLKQQGVIHSSELQQHFPTSGLSG
- the LOC115385354 gene encoding FAD-dependent oxidoreductase domain-containing protein 2-like isoform X2 encodes the protein MTGELTFAVKCEHILHPAICQMSVRFQRFIISELLTCVGADTVNQAVYEVQRRSRRQQCGVRAPVSGFQVMDPNLSCLILFNLICLVACTSENHQHNGSHHYDYCVVGGGPAGLQMGYFLSKAQRNYIILERNSGPGSFFNKYPRHRKLISINKIHTGRQNREFNLRHDWNSLLSDDPNLLFKRVSREFYPPADTFPLYLSMFVKELGLRVLYGVDIGKIRAVQSQTARRYLLTDQHGSHYFCSILLVATGLWVPQTVDFVGSDLVEGYESISTNPEDFKNQAVLILGKGNSAFETAQSILGSASRVHMLSSSPVRLAWQTHYVGDLRAVNNELIDTYQLKSLDGLVESRLEKIVIARKKDNGASRSGGKRKEKTEQLYLTLKKYVNVKNSSDVTREELPSHHIDNFPMRKPYDRVIRCLGFRFNFSIFDSSACPPNSENAKGRLPGLTAWYEATDTPGLFVLGTAGHSRDYRASAGGFVHGFRYTVRAVHRVLEQRYHTNNWPSTTLLTTQLQSWILKRVGEASGPYQMFAVLGDLILLRGSDCVYLDEFPLQALPQFSSLSGHTVPSRGLIVVLMQYGKKKIDYLGSNRAETDWTKAWKSNFLHPVLYYYETLPTNDMKLLPEGWPLPRPKAIHHMVEDFLAEWESPISHIQPLRRFLEHCLQTDLRTFYAESCFRSSLTHHKPPPFCQQGYLKQQGVIHSSELQQHFPTSGLSG
- the LOC115385354 gene encoding FAD-dependent oxidoreductase domain-containing protein 2-like isoform X4, which codes for MDPNLSCLILFNLICLVACTSENHQHNGSHHYDYCVVGGGPAGLQMGYFLSKAQRNYIILERNSGPGSFFNKYPRHRKLISINKIHTGRQNREFNLRHDWNSLLSDDPNLLFKRVSREFYPPADTFPLYLSMFVKELGLRVLYGVDIGKIRAVQSQTARRYLLTDQHGSHYFCSILLVATGLWVPQTVDFVGSDLVEGYESISTNPEDFKNQAVLILGKGNSAFETAQSILGSASRVHMLSSSPVRLAWQTHYVGDLRAVNNELIDTYQLKSLDGLVESRLEKIVIARKKDNGASRSGGKRKEKTEQLYLTLKKYVNVKNSSDVTREELPSHHIDNFPMRKPYDRVIRCLGFRFNFSIFDSSACPPNSENAKGRLPGLTAWYEATDTPGLFVLGTAGHSRDYRASAGGFVHGFRYTVRAVHRVLEQRYHTNNWPSTTLLTTQLQSWILKRVGEASGPYQMFAVLGDLILLRGSDCVYLDEFPLQALPQFSSLSGHTVPSRGLIVVLMQYGKKKIDYLGSNRAETDWTKAWKSNFLHPVLYYYETLPTKDDMKLLPEGWPLPRPKAIHHMVEDFLAEWESPISHIQPLRRFLEHCLQTDLRTFYAESCFRSSLTHHKPPPFCQQGYLKQQGVIHSSELQQHFPTSGLSG